DNA sequence from the Trichocoleus desertorum ATA4-8-CV12 genome:
AAAGGTACTCACCTCGTCCAGGTAGCCTCTTGTAACGTCACCCGATTCTATTTCTAGCCTAATGAAAAAAGCGCCCTCTGTGTGGAGAGAGCCTTTAACTTGCTTGGATGTATTGAGATGAAGCAGTTAAGGGGGCCAAAACCTGGCTACCTAATATATAGGTTTAACCTAATTTCTCTCCTCAATGTTGTTAAATAATGTTCGTTCCTTGGGAGTGTTCAACTACAGAGTAATTAATTTTTGTAAAGGAATTTTGGTATCATAATTATTTGGTTTTTTCCGCAGCTAGAGTCTTGTCGAAGCAATCATAAAAAGATTCTAAAGCCGCTACCTACAAGCCTTGGGTAATGAATGGGTAGATTAACCCTAGCCTGGGAGCCAGAAGTTAGCGAAGATGATTGTACAAATAAAAAACAAATAAAAGCCGCCAGCGACTTACATAAATTAGCTGGCATTTAATAAACAGAAGCCCTGATCAATTTGACCAGGGCTTCCTTGTTTTAAAGTTGCTTTTAGCGCTTCATTTAGAACCCCCTAGGGATGGCTCTAGAAGTCAAAGTAGATGTAGGGCAGACTGCCTTGAGGGGCTAGCAACCAAACTAGGTAGAAGCTAATCGGGACTAGCAGCAGTTTTAGCGGCCAATTGATTTGTAACTTCAGGCCTCGGCTAAAAGCATAGGCAATGCCCATTAACGCCACAATTAACCACAACAATAGGGCGATTTGAGGTCGCTCCATTTTTAACCCTTCTATATAAATCTTTTGGGTAAATTGGGCATCCGCTGTGTGACCCCAAAGATGTTGCACCACCCAAAGCGAGTCTTTTAAATTGGGGAGGCGGAAGAAAATCCAGGCTGTAAACACCATCAGTTGCGTAATCAACCAAGCAGTAACCCCACCCGGAATGCTGAGCCAGAAGGTTTTGAGTGCAGGGACGCGATCGCTATAAGCCTGTGTGAGTCGATGCACCACCAAAGCCAGCCCGTGGATGGCTCCCCAAACCACAAAGCCCCAAGCGGCTCCGTGCCAAATTCCCGCGATCAGCATCACAATCATCAGGTTGAGGCAGGTTCGCTGTAATCCTTGACGGGAGCCTCCGAGCGGAAAGTAAAGGTAGTTCCGCAGCCAGTCCCCCAGAGTCATATGCCAACGTCGCCAAAAATCGGCAATGCTGGTGGAGAGGTAGGGAAAGTCAAAATTTTGTGGCAGGTTGAAGCCGAGCAAAATGGCACTGCCTCGGACAATATCAACGTAGCCGCTGAAATCTAAATAAAGTTGCAAGCCGTAGGCAAAAGTGGCGAGCCACAAGTCACCGCTACCCGCCCGCTGGATATTCCCAAAACAAAGATCGACAAAAGTACCAATGTTGTCGCTCAAAAGCCCTTTTTTGAGCGCACCACAGGCAATCAGCCAGATCCCTTCTACTATCTGATCTGGCTTCGGAAACCGCTGTGCTTTAAATTGGGTGGCGAACAGGTGAAACCGGGTAATCGGCCCAGAAATCAACTTGGGAAAAAACAGTTTATAAGCAGAGAACTTGAGAAATTGCTGGGTGGCGGGAGCACCGCGATAGACATCGACCAAGTAGGCAATGCACTCAAACGTAAAGAAGCTTAGTCCTAGCGGTACTACTAGGTTTGCGTCTAGCCAACTAGCATTTTGCTGCGCAGCGGCCCAATTTAGCCCACCTCCTAGGCTGGAGAGTAAGAAAGGCACGTACTTAAAGCCCACTAGCAGCAGGACATTGGCGATGATGCCAAACCACAATAACTGAGCTCGACGGCGATTCCAATCCTGTTGCGCGAACTGCCAGTCTTCAATTCGCCAATCGGGTGGCTCACCGATCGCTTGCCCAACCCGAAAATTTAGCCACAAACTCGCAAACAGCAGGGGAATATAGACCACCTGCAAGGAGGCATAAAACACCAAGCTAGCAATCAACAGGGTCCACAACCGCCACCACGGTTCCCGAACCGACCAGTAAATGCCGAGAATGATGAGCAGAAAGAGTCCGTAGGTCAGCGAAAGAAAGGTCATGGGTAGGAGCAGAACCAACTGGGCCGAGGATACGACAGAATTGTCCCATCAGAAATGGCTATCTGGGACTGGCAAAGTTTAGGGGGTGTTAGCGGTTGAAGTTTGCGATCGCGGCCAAGGGATTAGGGGGTCTTGAGCCAAGCGGCTTGAGACTTCGTAGGCTCCGTAGCGATTCAGGTGACTAGGGTCAGAAAAATAGTCATTT
Encoded proteins:
- a CDS encoding MBOAT family protein; translation: MTFLSLTYGLFLLIILGIYWSVREPWWRLWTLLIASLVFYASLQVVYIPLLFASLWLNFRVGQAIGEPPDWRIEDWQFAQQDWNRRRAQLLWFGIIANVLLLVGFKYVPFLLSSLGGGLNWAAAQQNASWLDANLVVPLGLSFFTFECIAYLVDVYRGAPATQQFLKFSAYKLFFPKLISGPITRFHLFATQFKAQRFPKPDQIVEGIWLIACGALKKGLLSDNIGTFVDLCFGNIQRAGSGDLWLATFAYGLQLYLDFSGYVDIVRGSAILLGFNLPQNFDFPYLSTSIADFWRRWHMTLGDWLRNYLYFPLGGSRQGLQRTCLNLMIVMLIAGIWHGAAWGFVVWGAIHGLALVVHRLTQAYSDRVPALKTFWLSIPGGVTAWLITQLMVFTAWIFFRLPNLKDSLWVVQHLWGHTADAQFTQKIYIEGLKMERPQIALLLWLIVALMGIAYAFSRGLKLQINWPLKLLLVPISFYLVWLLAPQGSLPYIYFDF